The nucleotide sequence GGGCACGCCGGTGAGCAGGCCCGCGGCGAACCGGGTGGCCGCGGCGGCGGCCGCGAACGTGGCGGGCGCCAGGGCGGTGAGGCCGGGGCCCGCCCCCACCTCGTCGGCCAGGAACACGGCACCCCAGCTCTGGTGCGCGTTCTCCACCGCCAGGCCCAGCGCCCCCACGAGCCCGACGACCACGAAGGGGAGCGCGGGTCGCAGCGCGCCCAGCTGGTCCCGGGGCACGCCGTCGCCGGTCGTGCGCGCGCCGGGCGCCGCCGCCTGCGGTCCGTCGCCCAGCCGCAGCACCGCCAGCCCCAGCACGGCCATGGCGGTCCCCGCGACGCAGAAGACGAGGACGACGTCGGCGCCCGCGGCCCGCAGCGCCCCGGTCCCCAGGCTCCCGACCACGACGCAGGACGAGAACACCCCGTGGGCGACGGTGACGACACGTCCGCCGGAGCGCTGCTCGCGCAGGCCCGCCAGGGCGTTCGCCGCGACGTCCGCGGCGCCGGACGTGGCGCCGACCAGGGCCATGGCCAGGCACAGGGTGGCCAGGTCCCTACCGGTGGCGGCCACCACGACGCCCGCGACCGCGAGGGCGACCAGCGCGGCGCCGCCCGCCCGGGCACCCCACCGGTCGACCGCCCGGCCGGTGAGCAGCATCGCCGGCAGCGCCCCCAGGCCGACGAAGAGCAGCGCCGTCCCGAGCGCGGCGTCGTCGAGAGCGGCGGCCGAGCGCAGCGCCGGCAGCGCGGCACCCCAGGTCCCCCAGAACAGGCCGAAGGCGGCGAAGGCCAGGTAGGGCGCGGCGGCCGACGCCTGTGTACCGGTATGCATCTGTGTAACGGTACACGGCTAGCGTGGGCCCGATGAGGACCCGGGTGACGATGCGGCAGGTCGCGGCGGAGGCCGGGGTCGGGCTCATGACCGTCAGCTACACCTACACGCGGCCCCAGCGGGTGGCCGAGGCGACCCGGGCGCGGGTGCTCGAGGCCGCCGAGCGGCTCGGCTACGCCGGGCCGGACCCCGTCGCCCGGTCGTTGCGCAGCGGGTCCACCGGCAACCTCGGC is from Aquipuribacter hungaricus and encodes:
- a CDS encoding MFS transporter, yielding MHTGTQASAAAPYLAFAAFGLFWGTWGAALPALRSAAALDDAALGTALLFVGLGALPAMLLTGRAVDRWGARAGGAALVALAVAGVVVAATGRDLATLCLAMALVGATSGAADVAANALAGLREQRSGGRVVTVAHGVFSSCVVVGSLGTGALRAAGADVVLVFCVAGTAMAVLGLAVLRLGDGPQAAAPGARTTGDGVPRDQLGALRPALPFVVVGLVGALGLAVENAHQSWGAVFLADEVGAGPGLTALAPATFAAAAAATRFAAGLLTGVP